In Streptomyces hawaiiensis, one genomic interval encodes:
- a CDS encoding MarR family winged helix-turn-helix transcriptional regulator, translating to MASTTPTPPVMTNRPDPLTVEVVELIGEVVARFHEDYESAAAEHTLTGAQARLLSLLCLEPLPMRRLARQLKCEPSNVTGIVDRLEARGLVERQPDPTDRRVKVAAATAEGRRVARSLRESLRFAREPLAGLSEGERVALRDTLRRMLG from the coding sequence ATGGCCTCCACCACGCCGACGCCCCCAGTCATGACCAATCGCCCCGATCCGCTGACCGTCGAGGTCGTCGAGCTGATCGGCGAGGTCGTGGCGCGGTTCCACGAGGACTACGAGTCGGCGGCGGCGGAGCACACCCTGACCGGCGCCCAGGCGCGGCTGCTCAGCCTGCTGTGTCTCGAACCGCTGCCGATGCGGAGGCTGGCCCGGCAGCTGAAGTGCGAGCCGTCCAACGTGACGGGGATCGTGGACCGGCTCGAGGCGCGGGGGCTGGTCGAACGGCAGCCGGATCCCACCGACCGACGGGTGAAGGTGGCGGCGGCGACCGCGGAGGGGCGGCGGGTGGCCCGGAGCCTGCGGGAGTCGCTGCGGTTCGCCCGGGAGCCCCTGGCCGGGCTCTCCGAGGGGGAGCGCGTGGCGTTGCGGGACACGCTGCGGCGGATGCTGGGCTGA
- a CDS encoding M14 family zinc carboxypeptidase produces the protein MRTTRSVPARPALLVTLALATAGSLLLAPGAAGADPQPVTREGSAVDDRAARAPASATRRALTADVAARTTARAYPRRQALSPDPENPGDKSLKLGLTPYHAIAPKLNALQRLGDRVSVEVTGRSAGGHRLYLVTVTAPETTRQARAQERMRELIGNTPAAAAKSREIKRDYKTPVFVNSNIHGNEWEGTDASLKVIERLATAKDAKTRDLLAHSRLYFNITANPDGRIAGTRANAAGFDLNRDFVTASQPETRAMRQIEIGTQPAVLLDLHGYVNGTLIEPTTPPHGENYEYDLFLKNSYANALGMESAVNALGYTPAKDGVEAAQIPFRDQEEGWDDWPPIFTPQYAAFHGTVAAHTVEIPLAVNNEEYDELPVPELRRRSAVNTAVAGAAIRATLDHVREHRGTLITDQIEVFRRGATGAAQVPVSAQTVPGVPGIGPEDVYTTVFPRAYVIPPGDARTQRSGPAAARLVDHLLANDVRVTRATRPFRLAGRTYPGGSYVVDMRQPKRGMANVLLADGRDISGKVSVMYDISGWSLGGLWGATVERVPSGSLRGAPLRAIGEAAPVAHLPAHGDLRLRLTDPREVAALNSLLRQGVPVRRAADGNVIVPASARREARSAARAHDVAFTATRQNGTAPLNRLRVAAAVTPGELFALREMGFDVTPVSTDVLNAGFDWSGTDVLFVSAGLDHAALTASARRALDAFLDGHGLVGRGATGAALNAAAGLLAVKPVEGNADANGVVRVRNSGGITLDAPSHGFVYAPIWFTDLGPGVRVEQSYATGNPLVSGHWRPLRDGTGGPAAAAGQASVVSGDRTVLFGTEPLFRDHPKGEFPQVARALFTVAHSASVEESG, from the coding sequence GTGCGCACCACGAGAAGCGTTCCCGCGAGACCCGCGCTGTTAGTCACCCTGGCCCTGGCCACGGCGGGTTCACTCCTGCTCGCCCCCGGCGCCGCCGGTGCGGACCCCCAGCCCGTCACCCGTGAGGGCTCCGCCGTGGACGACCGCGCGGCCCGGGCTCCCGCGAGCGCGACGCGACGCGCGTTGACCGCGGACGTCGCCGCCCGCACCACCGCCCGCGCCTACCCCCGCCGCCAGGCCCTCTCCCCCGACCCGGAGAACCCCGGCGACAAGTCCCTGAAGCTGGGTCTCACGCCGTACCACGCGATCGCGCCGAAGCTGAACGCCCTGCAGCGCCTCGGCGACCGGGTGAGCGTGGAGGTGACGGGCCGCTCGGCCGGCGGCCACCGCCTCTACCTCGTCACCGTCACCGCCCCGGAGACCACCCGGCAGGCCCGCGCCCAGGAGCGGATGCGCGAGCTGATCGGGAACACACCGGCCGCGGCGGCCAAGTCCCGTGAGATCAAGCGCGACTACAAGACCCCGGTCTTCGTCAACAGCAACATCCACGGCAACGAGTGGGAGGGCACGGACGCCTCCCTGAAGGTCATCGAGCGGCTCGCGACGGCGAAGGACGCCAAGACCAGGGACCTGCTCGCGCACAGCCGCCTGTACTTCAACATCACGGCCAACCCGGACGGCCGTATCGCCGGGACCCGCGCCAACGCGGCCGGCTTCGACCTGAACCGGGACTTCGTCACCGCCTCCCAGCCCGAGACGCGGGCGATGCGGCAGATCGAGATCGGCACGCAGCCGGCCGTCCTGCTCGACCTGCACGGCTACGTCAACGGCACCCTCATCGAGCCCACCACTCCCCCGCACGGCGAGAACTACGAGTACGACCTCTTCCTGAAGAACAGCTACGCCAACGCCCTCGGCATGGAATCCGCGGTCAACGCCCTCGGCTACACGCCGGCGAAGGACGGCGTGGAGGCGGCCCAGATCCCGTTCCGCGACCAGGAGGAGGGCTGGGACGACTGGCCGCCGATCTTCACCCCGCAGTACGCGGCCTTCCACGGCACGGTGGCCGCCCACACGGTGGAGATCCCCCTGGCGGTGAACAACGAGGAGTACGACGAGCTGCCCGTGCCGGAGCTGCGCCGCCGTTCGGCGGTCAACACGGCGGTGGCGGGCGCGGCGATCCGCGCGACCCTGGACCATGTCCGCGAGCACCGCGGCACCCTGATCACCGACCAGATCGAGGTCTTCCGCCGCGGCGCGACGGGCGCCGCGCAGGTGCCGGTGTCCGCGCAGACGGTCCCCGGCGTGCCCGGCATCGGCCCGGAGGACGTCTACACGACCGTGTTCCCGCGCGCCTACGTCATCCCGCCCGGCGACGCCCGCACCCAGCGCTCGGGACCCGCTGCCGCCCGCCTGGTCGATCACCTGCTGGCCAACGACGTCCGTGTCACCCGCGCCACCCGCCCCTTCCGGCTCGCCGGACGGACGTACCCCGGGGGTTCGTACGTCGTCGACATGCGCCAGCCCAAGCGCGGCATGGCGAACGTGCTGCTGGCCGACGGCCGGGACATCAGCGGCAAGGTCTCGGTGATGTACGACATCTCCGGCTGGAGCCTGGGCGGTCTGTGGGGCGCCACGGTCGAGCGGGTGCCGTCGGGCAGCCTGCGGGGCGCGCCCCTGCGCGCGATCGGCGAGGCCGCACCGGTGGCCCACCTGCCCGCGCACGGCGACCTCCGGCTGCGGCTGACTGATCCGCGCGAGGTCGCCGCCCTCAATTCCCTGCTGCGGCAGGGCGTGCCGGTTCGGCGGGCGGCGGACGGCAACGTGATCGTCCCGGCGTCGGCCCGCCGCGAGGCCCGCTCGGCCGCCCGCGCCCACGACGTCGCCTTCACGGCCACGCGGCAGAACGGCACGGCACCGCTGAACCGCCTCCGCGTCGCCGCCGCCGTCACGCCGGGCGAGCTGTTCGCCCTGCGGGAGATGGGCTTCGACGTCACTCCGGTCTCGACGGACGTCCTGAACGCCGGCTTCGACTGGTCCGGCACGGACGTGTTGTTCGTGTCCGCCGGCCTGGACCACGCGGCGTTGACCGCCTCCGCCCGGCGGGCTCTGGACGCCTTCCTGGACGGGCACGGACTGGTCGGCCGGGGCGCGACGGGAGCGGCCCTGAACGCGGCGGCGGGCCTGCTGGCCGTCAAGCCGGTGGAGGGCAACGCGGACGCGAACGGCGTGGTGCGGGTGCGGAACTCGGGCGGCATCACGCTCGACGCCCCGAGCCACGGCTTCGTCTACGCCCCGATCTGGTTCACCGACCTGGGGCCTGGCGTCCGCGTGGAGCAGTCGTACGCGACCGGGAACCCGCTGGTCTCCGGGCACTGGCGGCCGCTGCGGGACGGCACCGGCGGTCCCGCGGCCGCCGCCGGGCAGGCCTCGGTCGTCAGCGGGGACCGGACGGTTCTGTTCGGCACCGAACCACTCTTCCGGGACCATCCCAAGGGGGAATTCCCGCAGGTGGCAAGGGCATTGTTCACAGTGGCACACAGCGCTTCGGTTGAGGAGAGCGGATGA
- a CDS encoding NADP-dependent oxidoreductase, which yields MTDTPTLPAVSREWHLASRPVGWPKPEDFAFVEAEVPQPGEGQVLVRNKYLSVDPYMRGRMSDAKSYVAPFELGKVMQGGAVGEVVASNAEGLSVGDHVLHFFGWREYAVVGAKNAVKVDPDAAPLSTYLGVLGMTGLTAYAGLLRTAAFKEGDTVFVSGAAGAVGGQVGQIAKLKGASRVIGSAGSDEKVKLLVEEYGFDAAFNYKDGSVGKQLRAAAPDGIDVYFDNVGGDHLEAAIGSLNEGGRIAVCGMISVYNNTEPAPGPKNLARLIATRGRIEGFLVGDHYDLQPQFVREVAPWVASGELKYRETVVEGIENNLEAFLGVLRGDNTGKMIVKL from the coding sequence ATGACCGACACCCCCACCCTCCCCGCCGTCAGCCGCGAGTGGCACCTGGCGAGCCGCCCCGTCGGCTGGCCGAAGCCCGAGGACTTCGCCTTCGTCGAGGCGGAGGTTCCGCAGCCGGGTGAGGGGCAGGTCCTCGTCCGGAACAAGTACCTCTCCGTGGACCCGTACATGCGCGGCCGTATGAGCGACGCGAAGTCCTACGTCGCCCCGTTCGAGCTCGGCAAGGTCATGCAGGGCGGTGCCGTCGGCGAGGTCGTGGCCTCGAACGCCGAGGGGCTGTCCGTCGGGGATCACGTGCTGCACTTCTTCGGCTGGCGCGAGTACGCGGTCGTCGGTGCGAAGAACGCCGTGAAGGTGGACCCGGACGCCGCGCCGCTGTCGACGTACCTCGGTGTGCTGGGCATGACCGGCCTCACCGCCTACGCGGGCCTGCTGCGGACCGCCGCCTTCAAGGAAGGCGACACCGTCTTCGTGTCCGGTGCCGCCGGCGCCGTGGGCGGCCAGGTCGGGCAGATCGCCAAGCTGAAGGGTGCCTCGCGGGTCATCGGCTCCGCCGGGTCGGACGAGAAGGTGAAGCTCCTCGTGGAGGAGTACGGCTTCGACGCCGCCTTCAACTACAAGGACGGGTCCGTGGGCAAGCAGCTGCGCGCCGCCGCCCCCGACGGGATCGACGTGTACTTCGACAACGTCGGCGGTGACCACCTGGAGGCGGCCATCGGCTCCCTCAACGAGGGCGGCCGGATCGCCGTCTGCGGGATGATCTCCGTCTACAACAACACCGAGCCCGCCCCGGGCCCGAAGAACCTCGCCCGCCTGATCGCGACCCGTGGCCGCATCGAGGGCTTCCTGGTCGGGGACCACTACGACCTGCAGCCGCAGTTCGTGCGGGAGGTCGCCCCCTGGGTCGCCTCCGGTGAGCTGAAGTACCGGGAGACCGTCGTCGAGGGCATCGAGAACAACCTGGAGGCGTTCCTGGGCGTTCTGCGCGGCGACAACACCGGGAAGATGATCGTCAAGCTCTGA
- a CDS encoding alpha/beta hydrolase family protein: protein MSLAEDLFTERDRHLFAWHDGPVLGSVGPDGRLDVIETDRRGGHRVLCRPDLDADAVLFLGARQALARLSVRDDGRLTVTETTLDGKETHRRADLPAAAAGAWTLLDVLETACDTLVLTVEDDAGNRRFLDVAPSGRVRAHRFLDAPPGEPVHWNAELDVAVLAQDRGPWPPLLRLCAPSSGRVAASVVGRWLDGEGGTGAVLADRTDTGTEPTLSLWDLGDGSLTPLPSRGWTDDARFLRDGTGGLLAVRTEEATDRLDLVDPADGSARPIAPHLPGAGRLRIRVANRTGIGVYALSTLTGSSWHWITPGGAVASSPGRIPAHAGGATRRHHRLGPAPALVYAPARDPVAMVVSLHGGPESIERDELRWDGLYRELLDAGILVVGLNYAGSVGYGSQHRRRPWSDWRAAFRGDLDACVAEARARGLGPGDIALLGGSFGGALALLGCVLDGRLAGAVACAPLVDLRRHVNRAVAADARYRSWFEQRFGLAPDTTDPHPDFDPARLSATGDRPVFLIHGDQDEVVDGQDTARAAALARAQGRPWTLIREDGIGHVPQNPEQAARRYAHVRSALHAVLGHKIR from the coding sequence ATGTCCCTGGCTGAGGACCTCTTCACCGAGCGGGACCGGCACCTCTTCGCCTGGCACGACGGCCCCGTGCTCGGCTCCGTCGGCCCGGACGGACGGCTCGACGTCATCGAGACGGACCGCCGGGGCGGGCACCGCGTCCTGTGCCGTCCGGACCTCGACGCCGACGCGGTCCTCTTCCTGGGGGCCCGGCAGGCGCTGGCCCGGTTGTCCGTGCGGGACGACGGCCGGCTCACCGTCACCGAGACGACGCTGGACGGCAAGGAGACGCACCGCCGGGCTGATCTCCCGGCCGCCGCGGCCGGGGCATGGACGCTCCTCGACGTGCTGGAGACGGCCTGTGACACGCTCGTCCTCACCGTGGAGGACGACGCCGGCAACCGCCGGTTCCTCGACGTCGCGCCGTCCGGTCGCGTGCGCGCCCACCGGTTCCTGGACGCGCCTCCCGGCGAACCGGTCCACTGGAACGCGGAGCTTGACGTCGCCGTGCTGGCGCAGGACCGGGGCCCCTGGCCCCCGCTCCTGCGCCTGTGCGCCCCGTCGTCCGGCCGGGTCGCGGCATCGGTCGTCGGCCGCTGGCTCGACGGCGAGGGCGGTACGGGCGCGGTCCTGGCGGACCGCACGGACACCGGCACCGAGCCCACGCTCAGCCTGTGGGACCTCGGGGACGGATCCCTGACCCCGCTGCCCTCCCGCGGCTGGACGGACGACGCCCGTTTCCTGCGCGACGGCACCGGCGGCCTGCTCGCCGTCCGCACCGAGGAAGCCACCGACCGCCTCGACCTCGTCGACCCCGCCGACGGCAGCGCCCGGCCGATCGCCCCGCACCTCCCCGGAGCCGGACGCCTGCGCATCCGTGTGGCGAACCGCACCGGGATCGGCGTGTACGCCCTGAGCACCCTCACGGGCTCCTCCTGGCACTGGATCACCCCCGGAGGGGCCGTCGCCTCCAGCCCCGGGCGGATCCCCGCCCACGCGGGCGGGGCGACACGCCGGCACCACCGGCTGGGCCCCGCGCCCGCCCTGGTCTACGCCCCCGCGCGCGACCCCGTCGCCATGGTCGTGTCCCTGCACGGCGGCCCGGAGTCCATCGAGCGCGACGAGCTGCGCTGGGACGGCCTGTACCGGGAACTGCTGGACGCCGGGATCCTGGTCGTCGGCCTCAACTACGCGGGATCGGTCGGCTACGGATCACAGCACCGGCGACGGCCCTGGAGCGACTGGCGGGCGGCCTTCCGCGGTGACCTGGACGCCTGCGTCGCCGAAGCGCGGGCGCGCGGACTCGGCCCCGGGGACATCGCGCTGCTCGGCGGCAGCTTCGGCGGGGCCCTCGCGCTGCTCGGCTGCGTCCTCGACGGGCGACTGGCCGGTGCCGTCGCGTGCGCCCCCCTCGTCGACCTGCGTCGTCATGTGAACCGGGCGGTCGCGGCGGACGCCCGCTACCGGAGCTGGTTCGAGCAGCGGTTCGGCCTTGCGCCGGACACCACGGACCCCCATCCCGACTTCGACCCCGCCCGGCTCTCGGCCACGGGGGACCGGCCGGTGTTCCTCATCCACGGAGACCAGGACGAGGTCGTCGACGGGCAGGACACGGCGCGCGCCGCCGCGCTCGCGAGGGCCCAGGGCCGCCCCTGGACCCTCATCAGGGAGGACGGCATCGGCCACGTGCCGCAGAACCCCGAACAGGCGGCCCGGCGGTACGCGCACGTGCGCAGCGCCCTCCACGCGGTCCTGGGGCACAAGATCCGCTGA
- a CDS encoding serine hydrolase domain-containing protein has protein sequence MTQEIHGTVADGFEAVREEFAAFVAGERADYEGQLCAYVHGRKVVDLWAGTAADALYGVFSSTKGAACLVVALLVQDGTLELDRKVTYYWPEFAAEGKGALTLRDLLAHRAGVVGTDSGFTLAELADDRQLAERLADQRPFWRPGTAFGYHALVAGALAGEVVRRATGRTLQEVYQERIRTPYGLDFHLGLPASEEPRFRGTQPLEPTPEQQAVLDATPTGPHSLASIAFNGHAAEPTDLVSLPNMPLIRAKGPASVGGVASARGLAGMYAAAISEVGELPALLKPDTVAEFGQLHSAGYDLVARAHKSFGLGFQTTADTWHPFLGAGTIGHSGAAGSQAFADPWSGLAYGYTRRRFAFPGGAAPENNRLALSVHTAALAF, from the coding sequence ATGACGCAGGAGATCCACGGCACCGTGGCGGACGGCTTCGAGGCGGTGCGCGAGGAGTTCGCCGCGTTCGTCGCCGGGGAGCGAGCCGACTACGAGGGGCAGCTGTGCGCCTACGTCCACGGCCGGAAGGTCGTCGACCTGTGGGCGGGGACCGCCGCCGACGCCCTCTACGGCGTGTTCTCGTCCACCAAGGGAGCCGCCTGCCTGGTCGTGGCTCTGCTCGTCCAGGACGGCACGCTCGAACTGGACCGCAAGGTGACGTACTACTGGCCGGAGTTCGCGGCCGAGGGCAAGGGCGCCCTGACCCTGCGGGATCTGCTGGCGCACCGGGCGGGCGTGGTCGGCACGGACTCCGGCTTCACGCTCGCGGAGCTGGCCGACGACCGCCAGCTCGCCGAGCGCCTCGCCGACCAGCGGCCGTTCTGGCGCCCGGGCACGGCGTTCGGCTATCACGCGCTGGTCGCCGGCGCCCTGGCCGGTGAGGTCGTACGCCGCGCCACGGGCCGCACGCTCCAGGAGGTCTACCAGGAGCGGATCAGAACCCCGTACGGGCTGGACTTCCACCTGGGTCTGCCCGCGTCCGAGGAACCGCGCTTCCGCGGCACCCAGCCGCTGGAACCGACTCCCGAGCAGCAGGCCGTCCTCGACGCCACGCCCACGGGCCCGCACTCGCTGGCCTCGATCGCGTTCAACGGCCACGCGGCGGAGCCGACCGACCTGGTCTCCCTTCCGAACATGCCGCTGATCCGCGCCAAGGGCCCGGCGTCGGTGGGCGGGGTGGCGTCCGCGCGGGGCCTGGCGGGGATGTACGCGGCGGCGATCAGCGAGGTGGGCGAGCTGCCGGCGCTGCTGAAGCCGGACACGGTGGCGGAGTTCGGCCAGCTCCACTCGGCGGGCTACGACCTGGTCGCCCGGGCCCACAAGTCGTTCGGGCTCGGCTTCCAGACGACGGCTGACACGTGGCACCCGTTCCTCGGCGCCGGGACGATCGGGCACAGTGGCGCGGCCGGCTCCCAGGCCTTCGCGGACCCGTGGAGCGGCCTCGCCTACGGCTACACGCGCCGCCGGTTCGCCTTCCCGGGCGGGGCGGCACCGGAGAACAACCGCCTGGCGCTCTCGGTCCACACGGCGGCGCTCGCCTTCTGA
- a CDS encoding MFS transporter, translating to MNVTRGLPHKAVDPGRRATGSRRLAAFTFLFFTGMWLSKTVQPLYFERHGHLVAFGLSYTAMAVAGTASVFTGRLADRWGSRPVFLAGTLLYAAGMALRVVHALPVVAVVSGFVAGLGASGIFIAIRTWIVHHVAEEQRAGVVARREFMNHAGMALGTGAAGALVALAGGDDRGYVFVLLLAAGCVLAAALAVPPDRTAARPGSGTAPGDKAGPGLLQTLRGNRALACGVVGTGLLMGFYVSLLTPYLPLLLKERGVPLELVGVVLAAAGLSRLTAAALAGPVLRRRPPLRVFLLSESACAVATLVLALAVNPWTAAVVLVLRGVFLLGATVSQELLQLSAFPGAVAGAFFGLVQSAFLAGDALGGAVGGWLYQALGSDRTVLVATALTAANAVLVPMFYGRLGARTSETGKEPAHVPG from the coding sequence ATGAACGTGACAAGAGGCCTTCCGCACAAGGCAGTCGACCCCGGGCGGCGGGCGACCGGCAGCCGCCGGCTCGCCGCCTTCACCTTCCTGTTCTTCACGGGCATGTGGCTGTCCAAGACCGTGCAGCCCCTGTACTTCGAGCGCCACGGACATCTGGTGGCCTTCGGCCTGTCGTACACCGCGATGGCCGTCGCCGGCACGGCCTCCGTCTTCACTGGGCGGCTGGCGGACCGCTGGGGCAGCCGGCCCGTCTTCCTGGCGGGCACGCTGCTGTATGCGGCGGGCATGGCGCTGCGGGTGGTGCACGCGCTGCCCGTCGTCGCCGTGGTGTCCGGGTTCGTGGCCGGCCTCGGCGCCTCCGGGATCTTCATCGCGATCCGTACCTGGATCGTGCACCACGTGGCGGAGGAGCAGCGGGCCGGGGTCGTCGCCCGCCGGGAGTTCATGAACCACGCCGGGATGGCCCTGGGCACCGGCGCGGCGGGCGCTCTGGTCGCGCTGGCCGGGGGCGACGACCGGGGATACGTCTTCGTCCTGCTGCTGGCGGCGGGCTGTGTGCTGGCCGCGGCCCTGGCCGTCCCCCCGGACCGCACGGCAGCCCGCCCGGGTTCCGGAACCGCCCCCGGCGACAAGGCCGGACCCGGCCTGCTCCAGACCCTGCGCGGGAACCGGGCGCTGGCGTGCGGGGTCGTGGGAACCGGGCTGCTGATGGGCTTCTACGTCAGCCTTCTCACGCCCTATCTGCCCCTGCTGCTCAAGGAGCGGGGTGTACCGCTCGAACTCGTCGGTGTCGTCCTGGCCGCGGCGGGCCTGAGCAGGCTGACCGCCGCGGCGCTGGCCGGGCCGGTGCTGCGCCGGCGGCCGCCGCTGCGCGTCTTCCTGCTCTCGGAATCCGCGTGTGCCGTGGCCACGCTCGTGCTGGCGCTCGCCGTGAATCCGTGGACCGCCGCCGTGGTCCTCGTCCTGCGCGGCGTCTTCCTGCTGGGGGCGACCGTGTCCCAGGAACTGCTCCAGCTGAGCGCCTTCCCCGGTGCGGTGGCGGGAGCGTTCTTCGGCCTGGTCCAGAGCGCGTTCCTGGCCGGCGACGCACTCGGCGGCGCGGTCGGCGGCTGGCTCTACCAGGCGCTGGGAAGCGACCGCACGGTCCTGGTCGCCACGGCGCTGACCGCCGCCAACGCCGTCCTCGTGCCGATGTTCTACGGACGTCTGGGCGCCCGCACGAGCGAAACCGGCAAGGAGCCCGCGCATGTCCCTGGCTGA
- a CDS encoding organic hydroperoxide resistance protein has translation MPIQQSDVLYTAIATAENGRDGRVATDDGKLDLVVNPPKEMGGSGAGTNPEQLFAAGYSACFQGALGVVARQEGADLTGSTVTAKVGLGKNGDGFGIIVEISADIPEVDRGLARSLIEKAHGVCPYSKATRGDITVTLV, from the coding sequence ATGCCGATCCAGCAGTCCGACGTCCTGTACACCGCCATCGCCACCGCCGAGAACGGGCGCGACGGCCGGGTCGCCACCGACGACGGCAAGCTCGACCTCGTCGTCAACCCGCCGAAGGAGATGGGCGGGAGCGGCGCCGGCACCAACCCGGAGCAGCTCTTCGCCGCCGGGTACAGCGCCTGCTTCCAGGGCGCTCTCGGTGTCGTCGCCCGTCAGGAGGGGGCCGACCTCACCGGTTCGACCGTGACCGCGAAGGTCGGCCTCGGCAAGAACGGGGACGGCTTCGGGATCATCGTCGAGATCTCGGCCGACATCCCCGAGGTGGACCGGGGGCTCGCCCGGTCGCTGATCGAGAAGGCCCACGGGGTCTGCCCGTACTCGAAGGCGACCCGCGGCGACATCACCGTGACGCTGGTCTGA
- a CDS encoding tetratricopeptide repeat protein — translation MGFLPVKELLHGARTDSWPRQALIGLKLLSPDDPACAAVEETESLTDAAQAHDRIRFFLKDRLVRNFRDVGRAWARDAGSVSVEVAGCEHLDDGSRLFFETLATLGTDVTVRLFPGAPGTDVAPAYEENARERRVEHLCSTAGSPGEGDLDFLMEEADRYLSLGDSWSAERILSVVLNHRAEPAVWGKLGLSYAMQGRTMEAEFCYLRWRESTSAVAATGADYALSMLYARHHPPFLRSLDKAAEFLEHGYALLQRSRQADVEDLDFHKVFNRNGYALVEFRRGRVDEAIALLTDGIARLRSGSAKNRMHQTVLVYNLAQCYRRSGHHAEAIRAYRQLLELDGKMPEYHMELAHCHLDLGDFTEALACLLTARDLGPSIQEVHSLLGFTYLQLGRPDDAVSAYRAAHAFVPGDNDALYDLAYALGESEDYESALKLLLCADLTGLPPDSAVKFLTLTAEQHAAAGDLPAARQALQEVVVLAPDDRDARANLDQVVAAMTG, via the coding sequence GTGGGATTCCTACCGGTCAAGGAGCTGCTGCACGGGGCGCGGACCGACAGCTGGCCGCGGCAGGCCCTGATCGGGCTGAAGCTCCTGTCTCCCGACGACCCGGCCTGCGCCGCGGTCGAGGAGACGGAGAGCCTGACCGATGCGGCGCAGGCGCACGACCGCATCCGCTTCTTCCTCAAGGACCGTCTCGTCCGCAACTTCCGGGACGTCGGCCGGGCATGGGCGCGGGACGCCGGCTCGGTCTCGGTCGAGGTGGCCGGGTGCGAGCACCTGGACGACGGCAGCCGGCTCTTCTTCGAGACGCTGGCCACGCTCGGAACAGACGTCACCGTACGGCTGTTCCCCGGCGCTCCCGGCACGGACGTCGCACCGGCGTACGAGGAGAACGCCCGGGAGCGGCGCGTCGAACACCTCTGCTCGACCGCCGGGAGCCCGGGGGAGGGCGATCTCGACTTCCTCATGGAAGAGGCAGACCGGTATCTGAGCCTCGGCGACAGCTGGTCGGCCGAACGGATCCTGTCCGTAGTGCTCAACCACCGCGCCGAGCCCGCCGTCTGGGGAAAACTCGGCCTCTCCTACGCCATGCAGGGCCGGACGATGGAGGCCGAGTTCTGCTACCTGCGCTGGCGGGAAAGCACCTCGGCGGTCGCGGCGACGGGTGCGGATTACGCCCTGTCCATGCTGTACGCGCGACACCATCCACCCTTTCTCCGGTCCCTGGACAAGGCCGCCGAGTTCCTGGAACACGGTTATGCGCTGCTCCAACGATCGCGGCAGGCAGACGTCGAGGACCTGGACTTCCACAAGGTCTTCAACCGGAACGGATACGCGCTGGTCGAATTCCGGCGTGGGAGGGTCGACGAGGCGATCGCGCTCCTCACCGACGGAATCGCACGGCTGCGCTCCGGCTCCGCGAAGAATCGCATGCACCAGACCGTGCTCGTGTACAACCTCGCGCAGTGTTACCGCCGGTCGGGCCATCACGCCGAGGCGATCAGGGCCTATCGGCAACTGCTCGAACTCGACGGCAAGATGCCGGAATATCACATGGAACTGGCGCACTGTCACCTGGACCTCGGTGATTTCACCGAGGCCCTCGCCTGTCTGCTGACCGCGCGCGACCTCGGCCCGTCCATCCAGGAAGTCCACTCGCTGCTGGGGTTCACCTACCTCCAGCTGGGCCGCCCCGACGACGCCGTGAGCGCGTACCGCGCCGCCCACGCGTTCGTCCCGGGAGACAACGACGCCCTCTACGATCTGGCGTACGCCCTGGGGGAGAGCGAGGATTACGAGTCCGCGCTGAAACTGCTGCTCTGCGCCGACCTCACCGGCCTGCCGCCGGACAGCGCGGTCAAGTTCCTGACGCTGACCGCCGAGCAGCACGCGGCCGCCGGAGACCTGCCCGCCGCCCGGCAGGCGCTTCAAGAGGTGGTCGTGCTCGCTCCCGACGACCGCGACGCGCGTGCCAACCTGGACCAGGTGGTCGCCGCGATGACGGGATGA